The following proteins are co-located in the Acidobacteriota bacterium genome:
- the pyrE gene encoding orotate phosphoribosyltransferase: MTDPSPHQARQRLQEILAERSYQRRRVILASGRESDFYFDSKQTVLGAEGAYLTGQLFVDAIAALPEAAEVRAIGGLELGSVPISAAVSVVSHLRRQPWDQLVVRRQPKAHGTRVAVEGASRVPAGSVVVVVEDVVTTGGSSLKAAQRLVEEGYRVDSMVTLIDREEGGREAIESAGFRLRSLFVRGDFE; encoded by the coding sequence ATGACCGACCCCTCCCCTCACCAGGCCCGCCAGCGACTGCAGGAGATCCTCGCCGAGCGCAGCTATCAACGGCGCCGGGTGATCCTCGCCAGCGGCCGGGAATCGGATTTCTACTTCGACAGCAAGCAAACGGTGCTGGGGGCCGAGGGCGCCTATCTCACCGGTCAGCTCTTCGTCGACGCCATCGCAGCCCTGCCGGAGGCCGCCGAAGTGCGCGCCATCGGCGGTCTCGAGCTCGGCTCGGTACCGATCTCGGCGGCGGTGTCGGTGGTCAGCCACCTGCGGCGCCAGCCCTGGGACCAGCTCGTCGTCCGCCGCCAGCCCAAAGCCCACGGCACCCGGGTCGCCGTCGAAGGCGCCTCGCGGGTGCCGGCGGGATCCGTCGTGGTGGTGGTCGAGGACGTCGTCACCACCGGCGGCTCCTCCCTCAAAGCCGCCCAGCGGCTGGTCGAAGAGGGCTACCGGGTCGACTCCATGGTCACCCTCATCGATCGCGAAGAAGGCGGCCGAGAAGCCATCGAAAGCGCCGGCTTCCGCCTACGCTCCCTGTTCGTCCGCGGCGACTTCGAATAG